One window from the genome of Gimesia aquarii encodes:
- the prfA gene encoding peptide chain release factor 1 encodes MKFPTLQVKLERFEELEKQLQDPDVLTNNTKLVEIQREYGGLSKVAQEIREFNERAEDIEVAREMLEEETDPAAKEYAQKELDELCEKHEAHTKELEDIVVAGDSITRGGLIMEIRAGAGGDEAALFARELFDMYQHYVEAQKGWKTETLNLNATELGGIKEVTFSISGEGAYHRLQFESGGHRVQRVPETETQGRVHTSAATVAVLPEASEIEVEIKPDDIRLDTFHASGPGGQKVNKTESAVRITHLPTGTVVQCQDEKSQHKNKAKAMRVLRSRVLEQMQQQAADERADQRRTLIGSGDRSQRIRTYNFPQGRVTDHRINLSLYKIDQIMQGHLDELAEALLQFDREERLLGNSSES; translated from the coding sequence ATGAAGTTTCCTACCCTGCAAGTAAAGTTAGAGCGTTTTGAAGAGTTGGAAAAACAACTTCAAGATCCTGACGTTCTGACCAATAATACAAAGCTCGTCGAGATCCAGCGTGAGTATGGTGGTCTAAGTAAAGTCGCTCAAGAAATTCGTGAGTTTAATGAGCGAGCCGAGGATATTGAAGTCGCACGCGAGATGCTCGAAGAAGAAACAGACCCTGCTGCCAAAGAATATGCGCAGAAGGAACTTGACGAGCTTTGTGAAAAGCATGAGGCGCATACGAAAGAGCTCGAAGACATTGTCGTGGCAGGGGACTCTATCACGCGCGGTGGTTTGATCATGGAAATTCGTGCGGGAGCAGGTGGAGATGAAGCTGCCTTATTCGCGCGCGAACTGTTTGATATGTACCAGCACTATGTAGAAGCTCAAAAAGGTTGGAAAACAGAGACTCTCAACTTAAATGCGACTGAGCTGGGCGGCATCAAAGAAGTAACCTTCTCAATTTCTGGTGAAGGCGCCTATCATCGACTTCAGTTCGAAAGTGGTGGTCATCGTGTTCAACGTGTTCCAGAGACTGAAACTCAAGGTCGCGTGCATACCAGTGCCGCAACAGTCGCTGTATTACCGGAAGCGAGCGAAATTGAAGTCGAAATTAAACCGGATGACATCCGCCTTGATACGTTTCATGCCAGTGGTCCTGGCGGCCAGAAAGTCAATAAAACTGAGAGTGCTGTTAGAATAACACACTTACCGACTGGGACTGTCGTACAATGTCAGGATGAAAAAAGCCAGCATAAAAACAAAGCCAAGGCTATGCGAGTACTCCGTAGCCGCGTGTTAGAACAAATGCAGCAGCAGGCAGCAGATGAACGTGCCGATCAGCGTCGTACATTGATTGGTTCGGGAGATCGCAGCCAACGGATTCGAACGTATAATTTCCCACAAGGTCGAGTGACAGACCACCGCATCAACCTTTCACTTTACAAAATCGATCAGATTATGCAGGGACACCTGGACGAACTGGCTGAAGCCTTGTTACAGTTTGATCGTGAAGAACGTTTATTAGGAAATAGCTCTGAAAGTTAA
- the ilvD gene encoding dihydroxy-acid dehydratase: protein MAQALNWNSQNLTHGWQRGVTAFYYGLGFSDDDFNKAQIGIGVPLLDGNLCNVHAYDLAKEIARGCKTASMIGLPFGVPAVSDNITQGQEGGNASLPSRNMIANAAECVVSAHSYDALIGLHHCDKNGPGFAMALARLNYPGLVVSGGSIMPGCHKGQDISILDVYDSQASAAVGAMEQSEADQILKTACPGPGGCGIAASFNTWGIALEAIGLMLPFSSSIPAIDDAKKNECQNVASAVKNLLEQNIRPRDILTRKAFENAAATIAAVGGSTNGILHLLALAREAKVDFHLQDVQEILRKTPVYCNFAPRGKKTMVDLHHLGGTPVLLKHLLKAGIIDGDCLTVTGKTLTENLSGIEDVILDQELIAPLGQPFKDYADIQVCFGNLAPGGIVFKVSSMQESHFSGTACCFDDAKAVVEAVEAEKIKPGNIIVLRNLGPVASGMPEVLVATAALAVPELDGKVAFISDTRVSGVSHGAIGVHCSPEAAVGGPIGLVQDGDPISFDLLKGQIQLEVSDSELQQRRDNWSLAPVVHSRGYLADFAATVSQAHHGCVSKALIQTCE from the coding sequence ATGGCACAGGCATTAAATTGGAACAGCCAAAATTTGACTCATGGCTGGCAGCGAGGGGTGACTGCCTTTTATTACGGCCTTGGCTTTTCTGATGACGATTTTAACAAAGCGCAGATCGGAATTGGCGTACCATTGCTGGATGGAAACCTCTGTAATGTCCATGCTTACGACTTAGCAAAAGAAATTGCCAGAGGCTGCAAAACCGCTTCCATGATCGGCTTACCTTTTGGAGTTCCCGCAGTCAGTGATAATATCACGCAAGGTCAAGAAGGAGGTAATGCGAGTCTTCCCTCGCGAAATATGATCGCCAATGCAGCCGAATGTGTTGTGAGTGCTCACTCTTATGATGCCCTGATAGGCCTTCACCACTGTGATAAAAATGGTCCCGGTTTTGCTATGGCGCTGGCACGACTCAATTACCCAGGGTTAGTGGTCAGCGGCGGTAGTATCATGCCCGGCTGCCATAAAGGACAAGATATCTCCATTTTGGATGTCTACGATTCACAAGCTTCTGCCGCTGTCGGTGCAATGGAACAATCGGAAGCCGATCAGATCCTGAAAACAGCCTGCCCGGGACCAGGTGGCTGTGGAATTGCCGCATCTTTCAATACCTGGGGTATTGCGTTGGAAGCGATAGGACTGATGTTGCCTTTTAGCAGTTCAATCCCTGCCATTGATGATGCCAAAAAAAACGAATGCCAGAATGTCGCCTCTGCAGTAAAGAATCTGCTAGAACAAAATATTCGCCCTCGGGATATTCTCACTCGAAAAGCCTTTGAGAATGCAGCGGCAACCATCGCCGCAGTCGGTGGATCAACCAACGGCATTCTGCATTTGTTGGCTTTGGCAAGAGAAGCAAAAGTCGACTTTCATTTGCAAGACGTTCAGGAAATATTGAGAAAAACTCCCGTCTATTGTAATTTTGCACCTCGCGGAAAAAAAACAATGGTCGATCTCCATCATCTGGGCGGCACTCCGGTTCTGTTAAAACATCTTCTGAAAGCAGGAATCATTGATGGAGACTGCTTAACAGTCACTGGAAAAACGCTAACAGAAAATCTGTCAGGAATTGAGGATGTCATCCTGGATCAGGAACTGATCGCCCCGCTCGGCCAGCCGTTTAAAGATTATGCAGATATCCAAGTTTGTTTTGGTAATCTCGCTCCAGGTGGCATTGTTTTTAAAGTTTCCAGTATGCAAGAATCTCATTTCAGCGGCACTGCCTGCTGTTTTGATGATGCTAAAGCTGTTGTTGAAGCGGTCGAAGCAGAGAAAATCAAACCGGGAAATATTATAGTGTTAAGAAATCTGGGCCCCGTCGCTTCGGGCATGCCCGAAGTTCTTGTTGCCACTGCCGCTCTCGCCGTTCCGGAACTGGATGGTAAAGTGGCATTTATTTCTGATACGCGTGTTTCAGGTGTTTCGCATGGTGCCATCGGAGTGCACTGCTCTCCTGAAGCAGCCGTCGGTGGACCTATCGGTCTTGTTCAAGATGGAGATCCCATTTCGTTTGATCTTTTAAAAGGGCAAATCCAATTGGAAGTCAGTGACTCGGAATTACAACAACGTCGGGACAACTGGTCTTTGGCTCCTGTAGTTCATTCGAGAGGTTATCTGGCTGATTTCGCAGCGACAGTGTCACAGGCTCACCACGGATGTGTGAGTAAAGCGTTAATCCAAACATGCGAATAA
- the murA gene encoding UDP-N-acetylglucosamine 1-carboxyvinyltransferase, producing the protein MDMFIVRGGERLSGCVSVSGAKNSALPLMAAALACEGETILHSIPNLVDVSTQAQVLSSLGMQVDRDDSGALRLKTIDETACIADYELVRRMRASVCVLGSLLAKRGMACVSLPGGCNIGDRPIDLHLKGLSALGAQIRVERGYVIARADRLRGANIFLGGAFGSTATGTCNVMTAAALAEGVTTIESAACEPEVVDVGNFLNAAGAKIEGLGTPFLRIEGVEALQAVEHEVIPDRIEVATLMIAAAMTRGEVRLDGVRPDHVTAVIEKLRDVGVTVELESPDQPGRVQSVLTKVAGKLKSVDCIALPYPGIPTDVQAQLMSLLSGISGISIVTDKVFPDRFMHASELARMGAKIRRESASAILNGVSRLSGACVMASDLRASAALVLAGLAAEGETVIRRIYHLDRGYERLEEKLIALGANVQRVRDEPKNMPESLKLTDDESRPSHSELLAALTGPHWNQNQSDQRAHKSKNSNMR; encoded by the coding sequence ATGGATATGTTTATCGTTCGCGGAGGCGAACGGCTTTCAGGTTGCGTTTCCGTAAGTGGTGCCAAGAATTCGGCTTTACCACTAATGGCGGCCGCTCTGGCTTGTGAAGGCGAAACCATCCTGCACTCGATACCCAATCTGGTTGATGTCTCAACTCAAGCACAGGTGCTAAGTTCTCTGGGAATGCAGGTAGATCGAGATGATTCAGGAGCTTTGCGCCTAAAAACCATAGATGAAACTGCCTGCATTGCCGACTATGAACTTGTACGACGGATGCGTGCCAGCGTTTGTGTCTTGGGCTCTTTATTGGCTAAACGGGGCATGGCTTGTGTTTCATTACCGGGGGGATGTAATATTGGTGATCGGCCCATTGATTTACATCTCAAAGGCCTCTCTGCTTTAGGAGCACAAATTCGCGTTGAGCGTGGATATGTCATCGCACGGGCCGACCGATTACGTGGGGCCAACATTTTTTTAGGAGGCGCGTTTGGAAGCACTGCCACTGGTACTTGTAATGTGATGACAGCTGCTGCTTTAGCAGAAGGGGTTACCACGATCGAATCGGCGGCTTGTGAGCCAGAAGTCGTAGATGTTGGAAATTTTCTCAACGCTGCGGGAGCAAAGATTGAAGGCTTAGGTACTCCATTTTTGCGAATTGAAGGAGTAGAAGCACTACAAGCAGTCGAGCATGAAGTGATACCTGACCGTATTGAAGTCGCCACGTTGATGATTGCAGCAGCAATGACGCGAGGTGAAGTTCGATTGGATGGAGTTCGTCCTGACCATGTAACAGCTGTCATTGAAAAGCTAAGGGACGTGGGAGTCACAGTCGAGTTGGAATCTCCGGATCAGCCTGGCAGAGTTCAATCGGTTCTCACAAAGGTAGCGGGAAAGCTTAAATCGGTCGATTGTATTGCTTTACCTTATCCTGGAATTCCCACTGATGTTCAAGCACAACTAATGTCATTGCTTTCCGGTATCTCAGGGATCAGTATTGTGACCGATAAGGTATTTCCCGACCGATTCATGCATGCTTCAGAACTAGCTCGAATGGGGGCTAAGATCCGTCGTGAATCTGCCAGTGCCATTCTCAATGGCGTTTCCAGGCTCAGTGGTGCTTGTGTAATGGCTTCAGACTTAAGAGCCAGTGCTGCGTTGGTTTTGGCGGGTTTGGCAGCGGAAGGAGAGACTGTGATTCGTCGAATCTATCATCTCGATCGTGGGTACGAACGTTTGGAAGAGAAACTCATCGCATTAGGAGCCAATGTCCAAAGAGTGCGCGATGAACCAAAAAATATGCCGGAAAGTTTGAAGCTTACCGATGATGAGAGCCGTCCCAGTCACTCGGAGTTACTGGCTGCATTAACCGGCCCCCACTGGAATCAAAATCAGAGCGACCAACGTGCTCACAAATCAAAGAACTCGAACATGAGATAA
- a CDS encoding outer membrane protein assembly factor BamB family protein, with amino-acid sequence MKDTGNSRRYMKYLSALIFTSCVLLITPLPTPQNGTQDATIKAQSVAAKSDDWPYFLGPLQTGISAETNLIDEFPEEGPALLWEKKIGTGYSAPSILGNQLIIHHRPDANRKSKEVIECLTADTGKLLWKYEYDSDFRDPYGYNNGPRCSPLLTPKYCYTFGAQGKLYCLNLKDGKLVWHRDCLKEFDVPPGFFGVGSTPILEGNQLIVMVGGKPNSGMVSFDALTGKTLWENVGKKVWDGTSTGWERMPVYQWRGANIKLSSYSSPLAVTIHGKRHLLCLMRQGLVSLDPKDGSVNFKYWFRSMINDSVNAARPVVVDDKIFLSAAYEVGSALLQVNPEGKSYKELWRNPTNMMTHWSTTIHHKGYLYGFSGRHERGATMRCVRLSDGKVMWETDGTAPVIGKVKRNQLTGQFQWINSGKPAPWPFYGRGSAILADNKFIVLGERGTLAIVKVDPDQFHEVCRTSFPQIKYPSWTAPVLAHKKLYLRSESHVLCLDFDKNSQKNK; translated from the coding sequence ATGAAAGACACAGGCAACTCTCGCCGTTACATGAAATACTTGTCCGCATTGATTTTCACAAGTTGTGTGCTGCTGATTACTCCGTTACCAACTCCTCAGAATGGTACGCAGGATGCGACCATCAAAGCACAATCGGTCGCTGCGAAATCAGATGACTGGCCTTACTTTCTTGGACCGTTACAAACCGGGATCTCTGCGGAAACCAATTTAATTGACGAGTTTCCAGAAGAAGGTCCCGCACTGTTGTGGGAAAAAAAGATAGGCACTGGCTATAGTGCCCCCTCAATTCTGGGGAATCAATTAATCATTCATCACCGACCAGACGCCAATCGAAAAAGTAAAGAAGTCATCGAATGCCTGACAGCAGATACTGGTAAACTGCTATGGAAGTATGAATATGACTCTGATTTTCGCGACCCCTATGGATATAACAATGGCCCACGTTGCTCTCCACTTTTGACTCCCAAATACTGTTATACATTTGGTGCTCAAGGCAAACTGTATTGCTTAAATCTCAAAGATGGAAAACTCGTCTGGCATCGCGATTGTCTCAAAGAGTTTGACGTTCCTCCCGGATTTTTTGGGGTTGGTTCCACGCCCATCCTGGAAGGAAATCAATTGATTGTCATGGTAGGTGGCAAACCAAACTCTGGGATGGTCTCGTTCGATGCATTAACTGGGAAAACGCTTTGGGAAAACGTGGGAAAAAAAGTCTGGGACGGAACATCAACGGGTTGGGAACGTATGCCCGTTTATCAATGGCGCGGTGCAAATATAAAACTTTCCAGCTATTCGTCTCCCCTCGCTGTTACGATTCATGGAAAACGTCATCTGCTGTGCCTTATGCGTCAGGGACTTGTTTCATTGGATCCTAAAGATGGTTCCGTCAATTTCAAGTATTGGTTTCGTTCCATGATTAATGATTCTGTGAATGCGGCTCGTCCAGTGGTTGTGGATGACAAGATCTTTTTGTCTGCCGCATATGAAGTTGGGTCTGCGCTACTGCAGGTAAACCCGGAAGGGAAAAGCTACAAAGAGCTTTGGCGTAACCCCACCAACATGATGACTCACTGGTCAACGACCATTCATCACAAAGGTTATCTCTACGGCTTCAGTGGTCGGCATGAACGAGGTGCTACAATGCGCTGTGTGAGATTGTCGGATGGAAAAGTCATGTGGGAGACTGATGGGACTGCACCTGTGATCGGAAAAGTAAAACGCAATCAACTAACAGGGCAGTTCCAATGGATTAATTCTGGTAAACCAGCCCCCTGGCCTTTTTATGGACGTGGTTCTGCAATTCTAGCAGATAATAAATTCATCGTATTAGGAGAACGTGGAACTCTCGCAATTGTGAAGGTCGATCCAGACCAATTTCATGAGGTTTGTCGTACTTCATTTCCACAAATCAAATATCCATCTTGGACAGCGCCGGTTCTAGCTCACAAAAAACTCTATCTTCGGAGTGAATCACATGTACTCTGTCTGGACTTTGACAAAAATTCACAAAAAAATAAATAA
- a CDS encoding type B 50S ribosomal protein L31, with the protein MKKDIHPDYHPVVFKDTSTGDSFMIRSSATSKTTVEWEDGNTYPLVTVEISSHSHPYYTGKMKFVDSAGRVEKFQKKYNWDKRKGEEGDAKKEGE; encoded by the coding sequence ATGAAAAAAGACATTCATCCCGACTACCACCCAGTTGTATTCAAGGATACTTCGACTGGTGATTCGTTTATGATTCGTTCCTCTGCCACATCCAAGACGACAGTCGAGTGGGAAGATGGAAATACTTATCCTCTTGTGACTGTAGAAATCAGTTCCCATTCGCATCCTTACTATACTGGTAAGATGAAGTTTGTTGACAGTGCCGGGCGTGTTGAAAAGTTCCAGAAGAAATACAATTGGGACAAGAGAAAAGGCGAAGAAGGGGACGCCAAAAAAGAAGGCGAGTAG
- a CDS encoding mannose-1-phosphate guanylyltransferase has protein sequence MLHTVVMAGGSGTRFWPQSRNTMPKQLLKLVGDHTMIQATTERCNHLTDDQHIWIATNRVLAEEIQNQLPKIPPEQILIEPVPRNTAPCIGLAAIHLLKQDPEAIMLVASSDQIIQPESGFHSTIKLATTLIEAKPDTLVLIGVPPTHPATGYGYIQCGPPLETLKLNGYQVQEFKEKPDPQTAQRYCDEGNHLWNCGIFVWKAQAILESFARFEPEMHKHLMLISDAIQTPHYEDVLNQNFPAMKSESIDYAILEKSKDNVAVIQADFEWDDVGNWINLQKYYPADSDGNTIIGLHCGIDTSNNIIRTTDDHLIATIGVENFLIVHTPDATLMAPKKDESAIKKLVNLLKERGYERFL, from the coding sequence ATGCTCCACACTGTTGTTATGGCGGGTGGGAGCGGCACACGTTTCTGGCCGCAAAGCCGAAACACCATGCCCAAGCAACTACTCAAGTTGGTAGGGGATCACACAATGATTCAAGCAACTACCGAACGGTGCAACCATCTGACAGATGATCAACATATCTGGATTGCTACGAATAGAGTTCTGGCTGAGGAAATCCAAAATCAACTTCCCAAGATCCCTCCAGAGCAGATTCTGATCGAACCAGTACCAAGGAATACTGCGCCTTGCATCGGACTGGCGGCGATTCATTTATTGAAACAAGATCCAGAAGCAATCATGCTGGTTGCCTCTTCAGATCAGATTATCCAACCAGAATCTGGATTTCACAGTACGATTAAGCTGGCAACCACTCTCATAGAAGCAAAACCTGACACCCTGGTATTAATTGGTGTTCCACCAACTCACCCTGCGACAGGCTATGGATACATCCAATGTGGACCACCTTTAGAAACCCTAAAGCTGAATGGCTATCAAGTACAGGAATTCAAAGAAAAACCAGATCCCCAAACGGCACAGCGTTATTGCGATGAGGGAAACCACCTTTGGAACTGTGGGATTTTTGTCTGGAAAGCGCAAGCGATACTCGAGTCTTTCGCTCGCTTTGAACCGGAAATGCATAAGCACTTAATGCTCATCTCGGATGCCATTCAGACTCCACATTATGAAGACGTTCTGAATCAAAACTTTCCCGCAATGAAATCGGAGTCCATTGATTACGCAATCCTGGAGAAATCAAAAGACAACGTCGCAGTCATTCAAGCTGATTTTGAATGGGATGATGTGGGGAACTGGATTAATTTGCAGAAATATTATCCGGCCGATTCTGATGGAAACACAATCATTGGGCTGCATTGTGGTATCGACACATCAAACAACATTATTCGTACAACAGATGATCATCTGATCGCTACCATCGGTGTGGAAAATTTCTTAATCGTACACACCCCCGACGCCACATTAATGGCCCCTAAAAAGGACGAGTCTGCCATAAAAAAACTGGTAAACCTGCTCAAGGAACGTGGCTATGAACGTTTCCTCTGA
- the prmC gene encoding peptide chain release factor N(5)-glutamine methyltransferase, translating into MKENPEASESPSKTSAEPWTIRRILDWTTAHLEKHGSDSPRLDTEVLLAFARKCERIRLYTNYDDVVTEAERTLMRQLVQRRAKSEPVAYLVGKREFFGLDFYVDSSVLVPRPDTETLVMELVEETQKRASSSILDLCTGSGCVAIAAAANCSNARFLATDISEAALEVAKKNAESNSLSQKIRFLKSNCFESIPHDSLFDLIVSNPPYIPDSEIELLEADVRQHEPRLALAGGEDGLDFYRRIIQEAHQYLNEEGVLMLEFSPEQEVALKSLFDKSEKYTDVKVKADLAGRARVIIGKKSPILK; encoded by the coding sequence GTGAAAGAAAATCCAGAAGCATCCGAGAGTCCTTCCAAGACTTCTGCAGAACCTTGGACGATACGTCGTATTCTCGATTGGACGACGGCTCATTTGGAGAAACATGGAAGCGATTCTCCCCGTTTAGACACGGAAGTGTTGCTGGCGTTTGCACGGAAATGTGAACGAATTCGTCTCTACACAAACTACGATGATGTTGTCACTGAAGCAGAACGCACTCTGATGCGACAACTCGTTCAAAGAAGAGCGAAATCAGAGCCAGTTGCTTATCTTGTAGGGAAACGGGAATTCTTCGGCCTGGATTTTTATGTCGACAGTAGTGTACTGGTTCCGCGACCTGATACTGAAACTCTGGTAATGGAATTAGTTGAGGAAACGCAAAAACGAGCTTCTTCTTCGATACTTGATTTATGTACGGGCAGTGGTTGTGTTGCTATCGCTGCTGCCGCTAATTGCTCTAATGCACGATTTCTTGCAACTGATATTAGTGAGGCGGCCTTGGAGGTTGCCAAAAAAAATGCTGAGTCCAATTCTTTATCTCAAAAGATTCGATTCCTAAAGAGTAACTGTTTTGAATCAATCCCACACGATTCTCTATTCGATCTCATTGTAAGTAATCCACCCTATATTCCTGATTCTGAAATAGAATTACTTGAGGCAGATGTCAGACAACACGAGCCTCGGCTTGCGTTAGCAGGTGGTGAAGATGGTTTAGATTTTTATCGAAGAATTATTCAGGAAGCACATCAGTACCTAAATGAAGAAGGTGTTTTAATGCTGGAATTCTCTCCCGAACAGGAAGTGGCTTTAAAATCGCTATTTGATAAATCTGAGAAGTATACTGATGTGAAAGTCAAAGCGGATTTGGCAGGCCGTGCCAGGGTCATTATTGGCAAAAAATCGCCTATCTTGAAATAA
- a CDS encoding UTP--glucose-1-phosphate uridylyltransferase: MPTPKPNSEDLLKVLETYQQTHLLQWWDELNEVLQIELASQIQSIDFEQIQSLYSPTNSQMQGESSAEKAERATRPATLIRLEDRVQAENETSQAVEAGEQLLTEGKVGAILVAGGQGSRLGFSHPKGMYPIGPVKQTSLFQMLVEQLIARSRKAGKSICYFIMTSDATHAETVAYFKAHQNFDLQADDLYFFKQGTMPAVDAKSGQILLEEKHRIAVSPDGHGGTLAALRSSGLFEVMRNKGIEYLYYHQVDNPTAIVCDPEFLGYHLRHQADVSVKVVAKRTADEKMGIVCDVDQKTQIIEYSDLPAHIAEMKDKENNLLHWAGSTAIHIFNRSFLEQIANNDDLLPFHLAHKKVPFLDSTGNQISPTDPNAIKFEHFIFDVLPVAETVLVYEIDRQREFNPLKNAEGADSPETAQAALCQIYTQWLKSCGVDVPANTPIEISPLVALDESELKSKISSDTVFTGPIYLGE, from the coding sequence ATGCCGACCCCCAAGCCCAATTCAGAAGACCTTTTGAAGGTCTTGGAAACATATCAGCAGACTCACCTGCTGCAATGGTGGGATGAATTGAATGAAGTGCTGCAGATTGAACTAGCATCACAAATTCAATCGATCGACTTTGAGCAAATACAAAGTCTCTATTCCCCAACCAATTCCCAAATGCAGGGAGAATCGTCAGCTGAGAAGGCAGAACGTGCGACTCGTCCCGCAACGTTGATTCGTTTAGAAGATCGAGTTCAGGCAGAAAACGAAACTTCACAGGCAGTCGAGGCGGGTGAGCAATTGCTTACAGAAGGTAAAGTCGGTGCCATTTTAGTTGCAGGAGGACAAGGCTCACGTCTGGGTTTTAGTCATCCTAAAGGCATGTACCCCATTGGTCCGGTCAAACAAACTTCCCTCTTCCAAATGCTGGTAGAACAATTAATCGCCAGATCCCGTAAAGCGGGAAAGTCCATTTGCTATTTCATCATGACCAGTGATGCCACACATGCAGAAACAGTTGCCTACTTCAAAGCACATCAGAACTTTGACCTGCAAGCAGATGATCTTTACTTCTTTAAACAGGGAACCATGCCAGCAGTCGACGCTAAGTCAGGTCAGATTCTATTAGAAGAAAAGCATCGAATTGCAGTCAGCCCGGATGGACATGGTGGTACTCTGGCAGCACTCAGAAGTTCTGGACTGTTTGAAGTGATGCGAAATAAGGGAATTGAATACCTCTATTATCATCAGGTTGACAATCCGACAGCCATTGTCTGCGACCCTGAATTTCTGGGATACCATCTACGACATCAAGCGGATGTTTCCGTGAAAGTTGTTGCCAAACGAACTGCCGACGAAAAAATGGGGATCGTCTGTGACGTAGACCAAAAAACTCAAATCATCGAGTATAGCGATCTCCCTGCACACATCGCCGAAATGAAGGACAAGGAAAACAACTTATTGCATTGGGCGGGTAGTACCGCCATCCATATTTTCAACCGTTCATTTCTAGAACAAATTGCCAACAATGATGATTTACTCCCCTTTCATCTGGCCCATAAAAAAGTCCCGTTCCTTGATTCAACAGGTAATCAAATTTCCCCCACAGATCCCAACGCGATCAAGTTTGAACACTTTATTTTTGATGTCCTGCCTGTAGCTGAAACTGTACTCGTTTATGAAATTGACCGTCAACGTGAATTTAACCCTCTCAAAAATGCAGAAGGGGCAGATTCACCAGAAACGGCTCAAGCAGCGCTTTGCCAGATTTATACGCAGTGGTTAAAATCCTGCGGTGTGGACGTTCCCGCAAACACACCTATTGAAATCAGCCCACTGGTCGCACTGGACGAAAGCGAATTAAAATCAAAAATCTCATCGGATACAGTTTTTACAGGCCCCATCTATTTAGGAGAATAA